The Sporosarcina sp. ANT_H38 DNA segment TGAAACTGACCTTGTTCCCCCAGCAAGAGGTGTGATGGTTAAAGCTGTGGAATTACCAGTAGGATTTCGTACAGTAAGTATTGAATTGGCGACCGTCGTTTCCACAAGTGCCATTCCAACTATCTGAGAAGTACCGGTTGCTCGTCCAACCACCGTATAGGCTAGATCTGTATTATTGAGAGTTAAAATCAATTGCCCTGGTTCGGTGACACTTACCTGAAACAAGACCTGATAGGTGCCAATTGCAGACAAGGTAAATGAATCGATACCAGCCCTTACAATATTTGTTCCACTAGTAGGTCCATTACTCGGGAAATCCACGTCTGCACCAACAGCAACAGTTGCACTATTATCACCAGGCATCAATGCATAAAAATCTGCATAGGCCAATATACCACCAGGTGTTCCTGGTTGCCCTTGTGGTCCAGGAGGACAAATGCATTGCTGCTTTGGCGGTACGGGAAGCGCATAAATCTTACTGCACTTTTTACATCCTTTTTCGTTACATGACATATTAATCACCTCCTTTATCATCCACTCTAGAATATGTCTTGAAAATCAGATCTGTTTGTGCTTTAAAGAATTATAGAGAGGGTGCGTTACATAGGCATAAATAAAATTAAAATATTCTAGTAAATTGAAATCAAACACTAGAATAAACAAAAAAAAAAATCCCGATGTAGATAAGGAAACGACGACTAAATCAGTTCCCTACACTATCAAAAGGAGATTCTTCATGAAACATGTAAAACAAAATTTAGGACCAGATTTAAAACAAAAGCTAGGCTTTTCGCAAATCGAACATATTTCTATTGTGTTAGATTGGGAAGTTTTTTGAGTGCACAAAATAGATCTGCTGCTCTAATTCTAGTTCTAGTTCGGATACTGCATGCACGGTTAGTAGACATAACACCAGTTCTCGGAAGTTGACGGTACCCTATGACCCCTTATAAACCCTCAGTTTATCCCCTGTCGTACTTGGTGTTCGTTATGCATGGAAATATACATCGTTGAGTTAACGGGCTTTCTGGCAAACGCCAGGCTTGTCTAAATGGATAATTATGCAGGTTTACCTAGACGATAAGCAGACGAAAAACCCTCCCTCCAAAGTCAGAGCGGGGGAGGTGTTCTAACAGATCACGCGTTTTTATTCGAATTTATCCATAAAATCAGCCAATGCTAAATGTAAAATATCCGATTTATTGAGACGTTCTCCTTCACAAAATACATCGAAGCGCTCCCCGATACTCTGATCAATCACAATGGTCTTTCGCGTTTTCTCTTCTTGTGGAAGCTGTTTAATACGCTCGTGCAACGTTGGCTCCATTTTGATTGCTGGAGCTGATTCTTGCCATGATTTTAACATCTCTTTGATAGCCTGCATTTCGTCATCGGTGAACTGCCCATGAATAGCAGGTGAATCCGTTGTGACTAGCTCGGGAATCGGTTGTGAATGAGGCTTCTTGGCCGATGATTTGGGTTTCACAAAGTCAAAAATGCTTTTATCGAGTGGTTCATCGCCGTCGCTAATGAAAGCCCACCCCCTGGGGGTGGCACTACTGTATTTATAGCCTGCTGCATTCAATGCGCTCGCAAGAGGATCCTTGCTAATGCCATCGATTTGCTTAGCTACATCCGAAATATTACTGTCTTTTAATGCTTTAAGAATGCTTTTTAATGTCGTTATCTCATCAATTTTCATCGACTATTCACCCTCGTTTCATCGTTTTAGCTTGTAGTTATTATTCCAGATGAAAGAGGTTTCACCTTCAAAATTTACCCCCAAAAAATAAATACAATCGACTTCATAAATTATGTACATGTTTAAAATGACTGTTTAAGTGTATCTAGTGTTCAATAACAAGCTTTTCAATCCCTAACTGCTAACTTTCATCGAACAATTTTCTTCGATGACGAGAAGGTCGTCCTATTGTTCTAAGTAGTGTTGCATTTCGTCCAAACTCCTGGTTTCATCGGTCTTAACCAACGATACGGAAACGGACGGTGCTTCATTCCCCGTGTTTTAAATACCTATAATTTAGAGTTGTATAGCTACAGAAAAAGTTAGTAAACATTGCTATGGTTATTAATTGAAATCAAAAAAAGGATGCTTAAGAGCATCCTCACATAAGAATAATTGCAATTGAGAGAGACAAACTTCACCAAAAGACATGACTCCCCGATCGCTACAAAAGCAACAACGCAATATTCATTTCTCAATAATTGAATTACTTATTATTTAGTTTGATTCTAGGTGCTTGATACGATTACATTATAGATCTATAATCGTGAGTGAATAATTAATCTAATAGGCCAACTTCTTTTGAGTAATAATCACTGGAATATAAAATAGAATAATACCAAGTATTAATAACCATGAGAAATTCATTATTAATCCCTCAAAGTTACCTAATAATAAACCTCTACATAAGTTTACAGCATGATATAAAGGAGAAAACCACGCAAAAACTTGAACTATCTCTGGCATATTTTTAACTGGGAAAAATATATCTGAAAACATATACATCGGCCTTATGAACAAAACACTATAATAGTTTAAGTAATCTCTATTAGGTGCTAGGGATGTAAAAATCATACCCATTAAACCAAACACAAAACCAGATAACAGAAGAACAAATGGCACGAATATTACTGTCCAAGATTGGACAACCCCGAAAAATGCCGCAATAACCAAAAACATTCCACCATAGATTAAGCTTCTACATGATGCCCATATAACTTGACCAATCACTACATCCTGTAAATTTACAGGTGTCATTGTGACCGCAGAATACGTCTTTTCCACTCTCATCTGAATAAATGCATTTATAGTCACTTCGGCTGTCGAAGCCATCATTCCTGTAGCTGCAATTAAGCCGGCAGTAACAAAAATTAAATATGAAACACCATTAATTTCCCCTATGTAACTTCCTAATCCAATACCCATCGCTAGCAAAAATAAAATAGGATCTACTAGATTGGGAAATATCGAAATTTTAAACAACCTACGAAAACTCATATAATTTCTTATAATTACATACCATATCGATTTAGGAGAGAGCTTGTACAATTTTTTCTGCCTCCTCATCGTGACCAGTTAAAAACAAGAATGTTTCTTCAAGAGACGAAAAATTATATTTTTCGATAAGATCCTTTGAGGTCCCTTCAGCAACAATCTCTCCCTGATGAATAATTACTATTCGATCAGCCAGCTTTTCTACTTCGTCCATATGGTGTGAAGTTAAAAGAATGGAAATCCCATTCGATTTAAGTTGCAATAACTTTTTCCAAATAATTTGTCTGGACTGGATATCTAATCCCGTAGTGGGCTCATCAAGAATAATAATTTTCGGGTCGTTTATCAAGGAACGCGCTAGAACAACTCTTCGTTTCATACCTCCAGATAGATTAGCAATGGGTTTATTTAAGTAGTTTGATAATCCCACAAATTCTAGGAGTTCTTCAGCTTTAATTTTTGCTTTCTTCTTAGGAATATCAAAACAAATTGCATGTGCAATAAGATTTTCGATAACAGTTAACGACAGATCTAATAAGTCCTCTTGGGATACAATACCTATAATTCTTTTGGTGTCTCTTGAATTACTCTTTACATCTAAGTTATCTATCTGAATTGAACCTCCACTTATTGGGCTAGCAGAATAGATCATTTTCATAGTGGAAGTCTTTCCAGCCCCGTTTGTTCCAAGAATGGCTAAACATTCGTCTTTATATAAACTGAAATTAATTCCTTTAACAGCCTGGAAGTCGCCGTAACATTTTTTCAAGTTAACAGCTTGCAACACTGGCTTCATTAAAGTTTCACCTTTACTTTGTTACAAACATCACAGTTCGCATTTTTTTCAATATCATAATAACGACTTTCAAAAGTTAAAAAATCTATTTCAAATAGTTTATTATAAGTTAATATTTTATCTATATTAAGTAGATACCTCATTATTTCATAAGAGATAAAATAACCATGGAATAAACAAGTTGGACCTAGTGCTCCATTAGGTGTTCTATACATATTTTTTTGCATAGCATTAAACTCTTCAAGTATCCCTGGAGCTGTATTTGTCTCTTGAATGTACTGGCAATTATAACAGGCAGTTTCACCTGGTAAAACAGAATAAACTCTTCCAAATCTTTTTTGTACTACTCCCGCAAATATTGGAATATTTTTATTGACACAGGCTTCATTTACCCAAAAATCAATATATCCAGAAGGGAAGTCAGCCACATTCACCACAACATCACAAGGATTTTCATCAAGGATTTTTTTAACCTCATCCGAAGAGCTTATTTTTTTATTAATGGCTTTGAAATCGATTTCAGGATTAAAGTCATTTATCCGCTTTCTAGCTTCATCAGTTTTCAACTTCCCTACACTAGAAGTTGAGTATAAAAGTTGGCGATTTAAATTACTCAATTCAACTGTATCAAAGTCAACCGCAGTTATTTTTCCAATCCCTAACTCTATTAACGCCATACATATATTGGATCCTATTCCCCCCATGCCAAAAATAACAACATGGCTATTCTTTAACTTTACTTGATAATCATACTTAGATTCGCTTTCCTTACTTAGCGTATTAAAAAAGTTAATGTTTACTTTATAACGTTCAAGTTCTTCTTTTGATAATATAGCTGGTGGCTCAGTTGATGCATCTTCCAGATAACCCTCACTATTAAGAGAATTAATCCCTTCGATAATTTCTTCAGCAGTCAAGTTTTCGTTATTAAGCTTTTTAAGAATATCATCGATAGAATTCTCACCATTTAATAATTCGATTAATGAAGCATACTTGTTTTCCGGGTCATCTATTTCCATAGCATATCCAAAGCCGCTACCGATTCTAATTCTATTATTTAAATACAAAATTCCATGTATTTCTTTAATTTTAGGATATTTCATTTTTTTCTCCTTTGTCTTAGAAATGACTAACGGTGACCTTAAGAATTTCTCAAGGTCACCGTTAATTTTGATTAGCGAGGTTCTACAGCTGTCTTACTTACTTGTTTGTTAGAAAGTTTACGAATTTTCATAATGAAAGTACCTCCTTATTTATCACTATTTAGCTTACAAGGAATATACTACCATGTTACGTTCCGAATTGTCTAGTAATTTTATATTTTTAGACAAATAACTGTTTCTATTTACATAATTCGTTTAACCTTTTAAATTTCCTATTAAATATCTCAATGGCGTCTAATATATATTGACTAGAGAATAAATCTATCTCCAAAATTTTCATCACGGATGTAAAAGACTGACTGGATCCAGCCTCCATCCCCTTCAAGATATTCTCAACCGGTATTTTTCCATCTATGATTTTTTGGGCAACGGTTACAGAAAGTAAAAAACCCATTACATATCTATAAGAGTAAAAGGAATCGAAGAAATTTGGATTCTTTAACCACTCGTATTTCAAGTTTTTATCAACCTTTAAGCTAGTACCGTAGTATTCTGATAATAGATGCATATATATTTCACTGATATCTTCCGGAATCATTACTTCTCCGTTTTCTATTATTGAATGAAGCTTTACTTCAAAATCAGAATACATTGATTGACGAAATACAAATCCCCTAAATCTTTCTAACCAGTTATTTAGAAAATATTTTTCCTCTGTTTTGGTAGTAGCCATGTTATCAAGGTATTCAAACAATAAATTTTCATTTAATAACGCAAAGAACTCTCCTAAGATATCCGAAAACTGAGAATATGTGTAGGGTTGTTTTTTATTTGTATAAAAATGTTGAATAGCATGTCCAACCTCATGAACAAGATTAAATACATCATCAGTTTGACCTGTGAAATTCATCAATACAAAAGGGTTTCTTTCGTAGATATTAAATGTGTAAGCCCCTCTTTCCTTCCCTCTATTTGGCAACACATCTATCCATTTTTCTTCCAGTATCATATCGAAAATAATTTGATATGATTTACCAAAATACTTGAATGATTCTCTGGCAATATCACAAGCTTCCTTAAATGAATAATTTACATCAGTCTTTTGGGACGTAGAAAAAAACATATCGAACCAGCCAATATTATTTACCCCTAATTCTGTTTTTTTGTATTTCATGAATTCGTGTAAAGAAGAAACATTATTCCGTATATTACTAATTAAATTATTGAAAATTTCCAGATTGATTCCATCTTGTTCTAATACTAATTCTAAATATGAGTTTTTGTTATGCTTATTTGCTAAATAATGTTTATTTTTTATATCACTCATTAATAGATTGGTGATGGTATTACCATATTGAATATATGTCTCCATTAAGGAATCAAAAGATGCTTTTCTAACACCCCTATCGTTATTCATCAAGTAATTAAAATAATTATCCAACCCCACCGATATAATATTCCCCTCACTATCTTTAATATCCTTAAAGGTAAAGTCGTTATTTAAAAGTGTATAATTTTTT contains these protein-coding regions:
- a CDS encoding M3 family metallopeptidase; this encodes MKVREEISDSFKLNISLIFKCVEDWEKEYKSIQDLLIEYRSIGKDESISSSSLLRLIKFKELIEKRFEKLYGYSLILLDIEKTNKKALLLMEKSEQLYEEVLDSLVNIEKALSTISLEEFSNLSKGLPELELYENYFLNLASNKDLLESYNGILLDAFQAPEKNYTLLNNDFTFKDIKDSEGNIISVGLDNYFNYLMNNDRGVRKASFDSLMETYIQYGNTITNLLMSDIKNKHYLANKHNKNSYLELVLEQDGINLEIFNNLISNIRNNVSSLHEFMKYKKTELGVNNIGWFDMFFSTSQKTDVNYSFKEACDIARESFKYFGKSYQIIFDMILEEKWIDVLPNRGKERGAYTFNIYERNPFVLMNFTGQTDDVFNLVHEVGHAIQHFYTNKKQPYTYSQFSDILGEFFALLNENLLFEYLDNMATTKTEEKYFLNNWLERFRGFVFRQSMYSDFEVKLHSIIENGEVMIPEDISEIYMHLLSEYYGTSLKVDKNLKYEWLKNPNFFDSFYSYRYVMGFLLSVTVAQKIIDGKIPVENILKGMEAGSSQSFTSVMKILEIDLFSSQYILDAIEIFNRKFKRLNELCK
- a CDS encoding ABC transporter permease, yielding MYKLSPKSIWYVIIRNYMSFRRLFKISIFPNLVDPILFLLAMGIGLGSYIGEINGVSYLIFVTAGLIAATGMMASTAEVTINAFIQMRVEKTYSAVTMTPVNLQDVVIGQVIWASCRSLIYGGMFLVIAAFFGVVQSWTVIFVPFVLLLSGFVFGLMGMIFTSLAPNRDYLNYYSVLFIRPMYMFSDIFFPVKNMPEIVQVFAWFSPLYHAVNLCRGLLLGNFEGLIMNFSWLLILGIILFYIPVIITQKKLAY
- a CDS encoding ABC transporter ATP-binding protein, which produces MKPVLQAVNLKKCYGDFQAVKGINFSLYKDECLAILGTNGAGKTSTMKMIYSASPISGGSIQIDNLDVKSNSRDTKRIIGIVSQEDLLDLSLTVIENLIAHAICFDIPKKKAKIKAEELLEFVGLSNYLNKPIANLSGGMKRRVVLARSLINDPKIIILDEPTTGLDIQSRQIIWKKLLQLKSNGISILLTSHHMDEVEKLADRIVIIHQGEIVAEGTSKDLIEKYNFSSLEETFLFLTGHDEEAEKIVQALS
- a CDS encoding ThiF family adenylyltransferase yields the protein MKYPKIKEIHGILYLNNRIRIGSGFGYAMEIDDPENKYASLIELLNGENSIDDILKKLNNENLTAEEIIEGINSLNSEGYLEDASTEPPAILSKEELERYKVNINFFNTLSKESESKYDYQVKLKNSHVVIFGMGGIGSNICMALIELGIGKITAVDFDTVELSNLNRQLLYSTSSVGKLKTDEARKRINDFNPEIDFKAINKKISSSDEVKKILDENPCDVVVNVADFPSGYIDFWVNEACVNKNIPIFAGVVQKRFGRVYSVLPGETACYNCQYIQETNTAPGILEEFNAMQKNMYRTPNGALGPTCLFHGYFISYEIMRYLLNIDKILTYNKLFEIDFLTFESRYYDIEKNANCDVCNKVKVKL
- a CDS encoding collagen-like protein, translated to MSCNEKGCKKCSKIYALPVPPKQQCICPPGPQGQPGTPGGILAYADFYALMPGDNSATVAVGADVDFPSNGPTSGTNIVRAGIDSFTLSAIGTYQVLFQVSVTEPGQLILTLNNTDLAYTVVGRATGTSQIVGMALVETTVANSILTVRNPTGNSTALTITPLAGGTRSVSAHLVITQLQ